The Vicia villosa cultivar HV-30 ecotype Madison, WI linkage group LG1, Vvil1.0, whole genome shotgun sequence genome includes a region encoding these proteins:
- the LOC131616411 gene encoding benzyl alcohol O-benzoyltransferase-like yields the protein MALSQEIESSFPSLTFQIRRTQPELIPPASPTPHETKLLSHIDQQPGLRANIPIIQFYRNQPSMAGKDPVKVIRNAIAQALVFYYPLAGRVKEASGGELVVDCNEEGVMFIEADADVTLEQFGEIKPPFPCLEELLYDAAVPEGVLNTPILLIQVTRLKCGGFIFALRFNHTMVDGVGIVHFILSVTEIAKGAKQPSILPSWNRELLRARDPPRVTFNHREYEQLTDIQTDTAFTSTKFSEQSFFFGSNEISALRSLLPRDLESASTTFEILTSYIWRCRTRALGLNPTEEIRMMCIVDARGKFDPPIPIGYYGSCFAFPAAVTIAGELSEKPLEFAVELIKEASSEVSEEYMHSVADLMVSEGRPMFTVVRSCLVLDTTDGGFRNLDFGWGKAVYGGIAKPGAGSFPYVHFHVPGQNAKGEEGIFVLISLPTEIMTAFVKELNELIV from the exons ATGGCTCTTTCCCAAGAAATTGAATCCTCATTTCCCTCTCTGACTTTCCAAATACGAAGAACCCAACCAGAGCTAATCCCTCCAGCCTCACCCACTCCCCACGAAACCAAACTCCTCTCCCACATAGACCAACAACCTGGCCTTCGTGCAAATATTCCAATCATACAATTCTACCGTAACCAGCCTTCAATGGCAGGGAAAGATCCCGTTAAAGTCATAAGAAACGCAATTGCACAAGCACTTGTATTTTACTACCCACTCGCGGGTAGAGTTAAGGAAGCTTCTGGTGGTGAACTTGTGGTGGATTGTAATGAAGAAGGAGTGATGTTTATTGAAGCTGATGCTGACGTCACGCTTGAACAATTTGGTGAAATTAAACCGCCGTTTCCGTGTTTAGAAGAACTGCTTTATGATGCTGCGGTTCCGGAGGGTGTTCTGAATACTCCCATCCTACTTATACAg GTAACACGTTTGAAATGTGGCGGTTTCATCTTTGCTCTTCGATTCAACCACACCATGGTAGACGGAGTAGGCATTGTTCATTTCATCTTATCGGTAACAGAAATAGCCAAAGGTGCAAAACAACCTTCAATTCTACCCTCATGGAACAGAGAGCTTCTCCGCGCAAGAGATCCTCCACGCGTCACATTCAACCACCGCGAATACGAACAACTCACAGACATTCAAACCGACACCGCTTTCACCTCAACAAAATTCTCCGAACAATCTTTCTTCTTCGGTTCAAACGAGATATCCGCACTACGAAGCTTACTCCCACGCGATCTGGAAAGCGCGTCAACAACCTTTGAAATCCTCACATCATACATCTGGCGTTGCCGCACGAGAGCGTTGGGGTTAAATCCAACCGAAGAGATCCGAATGATGTGCATCGTGGACGCGCGTGGTAAATTCGATCCTCCGATTCCAATCGGTTACTACGGAAGCTGTTTCGCTTTCCCAGCGGCGGTTACAATCGCGGGAGAGCTTAGTGAAAAACCGTTAGAGTTTGCGGTGGAGTTGATAAAGGAAGCTAGTAGTGAAGTGAGTGAGGAGTATATGCATTCTGTGGCGGATCTAATGGTGAGTGAAGGAAGGCCAATGTTTACTGTGGTGAGGTCGTGTCTTGTGTTGGATACGACTGATGGTGGATTTAGAAACTTGGATTTTGGTTGGGGGAAAGCGGTGTATGGTGGAATTGCGAAACCTGGTGCTGGGAGTTTTCCTTATGTGCATTTTCATGTTCCGGGTCAGAATGCAAAAGGAGAGGAAGGgatatttgttttgatttcttTGCCTACTGAAATTATGACAGCTTTTGTTAAAGAGTTGAAtgagttgattgtttaa